One Stigmatopora argus isolate UIUO_Sarg chromosome 20, RoL_Sarg_1.0, whole genome shotgun sequence genomic region harbors:
- the LOC144065772 gene encoding uncharacterized protein LOC144065772 isoform X2 — MVSNEGCLLPLRKQLVKSEGVSCHDDWWGKREAPSPAGIGVGAQKDWMQVLMVKQCSVQSGASRGKAGLIRMLVGLSTRTSKCHLCGAPGGGGHRRTLSPWSTWLELPR; from the exons ATGGTGTCAAATGAAG GTTGTTTGTTACCCCTGAGGAAGCAGTTGGTGAAGAGTGAGGGTGTGTCATGTCATGATGATTGGTGGGGAAAGAGAGAGGCCCCAAGTCCAG CTGGGATTGGTGTAGGAGCCCAAAAGGACTGGATGCAAGTGCTAATG GTAAAACAATGCAGTGTCCAGAGTGGAGCCTCTCGCGGAAAAGCGGGTCTCATCCGGATGCTGGTCGGACTCTCCACCCGGACTTCAAA GTGCCATCTTTGCGGTGCTCCCGGAGGAGGAGGACATCGCCGGACCCTTTCTCCTTGGTCTACCTGGCTGGAACTGCCACGATGA
- the LOC144065772 gene encoding uncharacterized protein LOC144065772 isoform X1, giving the protein MSLSRWWLCRRQRWCQMKLVKSEGVSCHDDWWGKREAPSPAGIGVGAQKDWMQVLMVKQCSVQSGASRGKAGLIRMLVGLSTRTSKCHLCGAPGGGGHRRTLSPWSTWLELPR; this is encoded by the exons ATGAGCCTGTCAAGATGGTGGTTGTGTAGAAGGCAACGATGGTGTCAAATGAAG TTGGTGAAGAGTGAGGGTGTGTCATGTCATGATGATTGGTGGGGAAAGAGAGAGGCCCCAAGTCCAG CTGGGATTGGTGTAGGAGCCCAAAAGGACTGGATGCAAGTGCTAATG GTAAAACAATGCAGTGTCCAGAGTGGAGCCTCTCGCGGAAAAGCGGGTCTCATCCGGATGCTGGTCGGACTCTCCACCCGGACTTCAAA GTGCCATCTTTGCGGTGCTCCCGGAGGAGGAGGACATCGCCGGACCCTTTCTCCTTGGTCTACCTGGCTGGAACTGCCACGATGA